In Procambarus clarkii isolate CNS0578487 chromosome 38, FALCON_Pclarkii_2.0, whole genome shotgun sequence, the genomic window CTGAACAGCCTAGAACGTGTTAAAATTGTGGTCGTGATGGGCACCAGGCGACAGGTTGCCATGCAAATGGTGCGGCTCTCTTGACCTTGTTCCCTGAAGAAGACTTTTCCCTGCTGGTGAACGTGCAGGCatctgtgtgtggtgatgtggcgGATGTCACTGTCGTCCGTGTGCTCCCAGGTTGTTGGTGATGTCCTGGCCATGGATCGTGTGGTCCCGTCTGTGACGTGCCAGCCTGCGCCTCCCCGTGGCCTTTTTCCTCTGGCGGTTTCTTTGGAGGATATGGTTTCTTTGGTGGATGGGGGAAGTGGTGCTGCCTTGTATTTCAGATGACGTGCCTGTTCCCATTGcgtcgtgtgtggtggtgcatGGTCTGATGCCTCCGCATGTTGCTCCGGGGAAAGTCTTGCATGGCTTTGCGGAGCGTGCCTGTGAGCTGTCACACTATGGTTCTCCTGGCTAGCCTGTGTAGGTCGTGAAGGCGTTGGAGGACTCTGATAATATGCGGCCAGTTTCGAAACAATCTCGTGTGGCTCACAATGCGTCCCCTTGCCCTGCTCATGCTTCATATGCTGATGTGGGTGATTTTGTCAGTTAGCTGTCTTCCTTGAGTTCTGATGCGGATGATGTGGGTGATGCTGTTGGGGTGCCTGTGACTCCTGTAGGCCGTGTTGCGGCGGTGTCGGGTCCTGTAGTGGACTCAATGCCTAGCTGTTCTTGTGTCTTCTCtggctgcctctgcatccccgatAGCTGGTTTCCCCCTGGGTTGTGGCCCCAGCTGTGGATTCTTCTTAAAATCCTATTCAAGAAGGATTCTGTTTTGGCAGCCCCCATGCCACTGGCCTCTCTGACCATGCCCTCAGGGAGGGCGTGGTCAGGGAGGTCAGCGCGTCTGCCCTCCGTGCTCAGAAAGTGCTGGAGGACACCCCGTCCTACAGAATGTGTATGCAACTCCGTGCGTCTGCGCAGTTGCCCTCTGTTCTCTAGATCTTCGTCCTCTGTGCCTTGCGCTTCCGTGGTTCTGCCTCTCCAGCCTGTGTCATCTGTGTCTTCGGCCCATGTCGTCGAATCAGGTCCGGACGCCTCCCTAGATCGTCATTCCTGAATTTATGTGGTGCCCAATCCGCACAACCAAGGAGGAGTCACCTCTTTGGGATTCTTACTGTTCTTGGTATCCTGTGCAACAGTTTCCAGAGAAGTATAAGTATCAGTAGAAACCAGTCAAGCGTGCGTGACCTCGTTCCCGGTCTATGCTGCTACCCTGTGTTGGAAGCTCCTGTGTTTGGTTTGGTTTTATTTACATTCTATTTTTTAGTACTTCTGTACTAAATATTGTGTATTTCTGTACTATATATTGTGTATTtccataaattaaaaaaaaaatgtgggtGACGTATCTGTGAACCAGGCAACAATATCGGACcacttagtgggggggggggacgacgtATCTTGGGACCAAGCAACAATACAAAACGACTTGGGGGTGACATATATGTGGACCAGGCAACAATATCGACCACTTGGTATGGTGACGTTTCTGGGGACAAGGCAACAATATCGGACCATTTAGGGGTGACATATCTGTGGACCAGACAACAATATCGGACCACTTGGGGGGATGACGTATCTTGGGACCAGGCAACAATACAAGATCACTTGGTGGTGACGTATCTGGGGACAAGGCATCATTATCGGACCACATGGGGGCGACGTATCTGGGGACCAGGCAACAATACCAAATCACTTGGGGGATGTCGGGGTGCTCGACTAGCTCTTGGTGGAGGCGGACGCATCGCCTGTGAGCTCCTGTTTTGCTGGTCAGTGGTAGTTTGTGTTTGTGAGTGGGCCCTTTAGGCCGTGTCGGCTGGAGGGATGGCAGCCCCCCTCCTCCCTGTGAAGCTGAGGGTTACCATTGGCCTGGAATTCACTGGACAAGCGTCATACCCGGCTGTTGAAGTGGTCATGATTGATATGTTGCGAGTGAATGTGGCGTCTGTGTGCGCCGTTCAACTTGTATCTGGGCATCGAGCTGTTATGAAATTCAGCTCCACGGCTGTGTATCGTGACTTTGTGGACCTCTATGATGGGAAGGTGTTTACTATGCCTGAGGGTGGTGGTTCGGTGGAAGTGTCGAACAGATGCAGTGAGACTACCTATGTGGGAGTGTATGGTGCTCCCTTCGAGTTCCCTGACTCAGTGGGTGAAGCGACTCCAGCGTTACTTCACCCGATATGGGCTGGTCTTGAGTGTCCATATGAATGCTGactcctgtgggtggtggacGTGTATCCCGAATGGGACCCACACAGTGGCGATGCAATTGAAGGACTCCATCCTTTCGTCTCTCCTGCTTCTGGGCTTCATGGTACACATATTCTACGTAGGTCAGCCCCGGACTTGTTTCCAGTGCGAGCTATCGGGCCACCAGGCTGGGGGTGTGGGGCAAGCCGGGTTGGCCCTCTGAATTTTTTTAGGGAGGAGGACTTTGCCCCGTTGGCAGTCCCGGACCTGTCACCAGGTGCTGCTGTGATGAATGATGCTTCCCGGTCGTCTGGTGCCCCGTTGCCGTTCTCAAATGCCAGCCTACATGTGGCTGGGGATGTGAGTGTCGGGGTGGTAGTTAGTGCATCCCCGGCTCCCCTGCCTCAGCCATGGCCGACTGCCCCCATCTCCAGTCAAGTCTCCAGttgtgtctcctgtggtgtgtggtctagtgCCCCCAGTCATCGAGGATGCGGCCCGGCCGTGCACTGTCTCCGGAAGATGTGTCTTCGGCCCATGTTGACGTGCATGCGGTGATGTCTCCCGCGGTGTGAGGTCCTCTTCCCCGGGTTGTTGAGGCTGTGTTGTAGAGTGATCGTGCACTGCGTGGAGTTGTGCGGCCGACCAGAGGTTCTACTGCGGTACCTCTTAGCGGGGGTGATAGTTCCGACGAACTGTATCCAAGCGATTTCGGCGAGCTTCGAGTCTGTCTCCGCCTCGTGGTGAGACCTGGGTCGACGTCAGGAATTTTTGTGACTCTGGGAGTTCGCTTTCTTTGGATGGTGATGTGGGCAATGATGTTGTGGTGCCTGCGGCTTCTGTGGGTTGCGCTGCGGTGGTGATGGGTCCTGTGGTGGGATTGTCATCTGATCCTGTGTCTTCTCcagctgcctctgcatccctggttGCTGGTTCCCCCGGGTTGGGTGGTTGTGGCGCCGGCCGCGGTTGCGGTAGAGGGAGGGGACTTGGTGatggttgttgaccagaccacacactagaaattgaagggacgacgacgtttcggtccgtcctggaccattctcaagtcgattgtgtgatggCTCTTAAGAAAGATTCTGTTCTTGCGACCCCCCATGCCTCTAGCGTCCTTGTCTGTGCCCTCCGTGCTTCTGTCCTCAGTGCTGCCAACTGCTGCGCTGCTGCCCACTTCTCAGCCGCCCTTTGTTACTCCACCCCCTTGTGGTGTCAGCGTCTGTGTCATCGCCCTCTGTGATTTTGTCCCCTGCGACTGTGCCCGTTGTGCTGCTGCCCTCTGTAGGGCCAGCTTCTGTGCTCCAGCCTCTCGTGGTTCCAATGCCGGTGCAGCTGAGCTCTGTGACTTCTCTTCCCGTGACTTCCGCCTCCGTGGAGGGGGCGGAAGTACTTCATGTATCGACCGCGGGGATCGCGTAGTTTCGTTTCCTTGTCTGCAGAGGTGTGGGCTCGGTGGGATGCCTTCAGGAAGAAGTACCCTCGTCGTCTATTTCCGGATAAATATAATGATGATTAACTATGTGTGTGGTTCTTGATTTGTGTTGCTTTATTTACCTGTTTTGATGTGCTGAGAGATACGGTTAATTTTGTCCGTGTTTCTTGCCTGGTTATGTAGGCTTATAGTGCTCTGGTGCTTCTCTTTTCTGACTGTGTTTAAATGTTACCTATGTTTAGGTTTCCATTTTATGTGTATTGTACgacttttgtttgtgtgtttgttttactGCTCTTGAGTTTTGTTCATGTGTTTCTTGCCTTATAAATGTGAATGATGATGTTCATGCTTTTCTGTTATGTAGTATTTGTGTttacaaaataaaaagaaaaaaacatgGGGGGTGACATATCTGGGGGATCAGTAAAGATGATGGATGAAGGAGTCCTTCCCctcttatattataataatatttgaacTGACAATTCATCATCAATATAGTTCACACTACTAAAGGAACTTTAcaactgtaaacttattatttctCCTTGGTATGGGAACCTTTTATAAGCATTTTAGTACAAGTAAAAGTTTTTACATTAGTGCTAAATATACTGTGAGTGTCTGTCTTGGGAGCGCAAGTcttcctctcatccctctcttctCCATCTCTATGTTGTAACTAACAATAAGGTAAATGacgataaataataaatttttaaacactaaataaacaaaataaacatAACAGTGAAGGAGGTCAAGTAATGTTCGGTTAGTTATGGGGTTAAGTGGCCCTTATCTGCATTGTTGATATTGTCAATGGCCACTTCTGGCGGCGGCATCTGGCCACTTGCATGTTATGGTCGTAGCGTCAAGAGTAACTAGCATTTTGGACCCCTGTTGACGAGTAGCCAATTACAAGCCATGAAGGAACTGTTGCTGCGGTCTTTATTAACCAATGAGAAGCAGTGTGGTGAGTATAAAAGTGGGAGTTGGCGCCGAGGTATGTCAGTTACCTCCTCACCTCCACAGTAAGACGCTCTATTATAGTGAAGGTTTGTGTTATTATGATAAGTATTATTGGTAATAATTAAGTATTATTGGTAATAATTGTTATTGGTAATAATTGTTATTGGTAATAATTAAGTGTTATTGGTAGACGTTATATAGTTAAATGTTTCATAATCTTTGTACGAATTGTTTTCTAGATCACATCCACACAGGTGACGTCCTGACAAAGTAAAATCTTTGTCAATTGACTAGATTATGCACTTAATTAGTATAACATTACTAAACAAATCCATGGCATCTTATAGATGTAGGTAACTATGTGGATAATAACCTCTAAATTCATATCCTGCTAAACTGCTCCTAACTTAATTTTATTAAGTTTTAAATATGAATATTTAGTTTTTAAGTTTGTCTAAAATTTTAAGTTATATTTTGCTTCCGAAATGGCACGAAGCTTTCCTTGCTCTGAGCTTACGTGTGGAGAGTATGAAGTGGTTTGGGTACTGTTCACTTAATGAAATTCATGCATTTCACTTGGAAGCTACTATAATCGTTACtttcaaataaaactcctaactaTCCATAACAAAGTTTTATTAATAACTTTGCTCAGTCATTACGTTCTACACTAGTCCTCACTATAGCAGTTAAAACCTTACTCTTCTTAGTTCGGAGAGGCGTCGTAAGTTGCAGACTAGTTTGAGTAACGGGTATTGCAAGAAAAAACTTAACAATACATTTGTAATTTAATGTACAACTTTCAGGTATACCACTCCTGTTCCTACTGATTTCGGTTAAACCTTGTATCTAAATTACATTAAATTTAAACTATAGGAATGACTTATCTAAAAaattatctatattcctcatggctCTGTAAGATAACTACCCTTACCTTCACTAGATACCAGTCTACACAAATTTTATTGACGCTATAAATATTACGTATACCAATCTCTCCCTTGCATCCTTAACTTTGTATTAAAAAAAACACTTGTGAATCCTTGCTTAGTACTTGACGAAACGCTCAAAGTTTAATAAATTGTGCATAAAGAACGGAACTAATGCGTCAACACCTTGCCTTCCATTCAATTATCATACAACAATTTTCCGGTGGTCCTGCCAGTGGGATCACAACTCGCCTCCAGTGAGGTATACTCTGCCTTAAACGTGTTCTTGTCATTTCACACACCGGAGACCAGGTGTGTAACATTTATTGTACTACTAATTGTGCTGAACCTGTCAATGAACTTCTTGATGAAATGGCTGACTCACCGTTTACGTTAGCCTTCAATAAAAGGTAATTACTTTAAACATTGGATAGGTATTGTCAAGCAATACATTGTGAAACTTCACTATTAACATCTTGTCTAAAATATACCTGTTAGACTTAACGGTAGCATATACATTGCTCGTCTTGCAAAATTATTTAACTTCCAAGGTTTTTTACTTGCAACTTAACGATAGTTTTAAATGCTAAACTTCTCGGTTCCACAAAACTTCCACTTTACACCCTAAATTGAAATGACTTGCATTTGTATTAATAACTATTCCCAGCCACACGTTGTGGTCAGGAACTCTTGTGAGTTTCTATGCCACGGTAACtttcctgtctcccagtcctctcccACTATTACCACCTCCCCTGTCCTCTCATCCTTGTCCTTCCCACTattcccccactccaccatcccctcttcctgccAATCATCCTGttcccctcttactcccccactCCTGTTCCTTGGTCCTTTCCATTCCTCCTCGTCTTTCCCTCCATTCCCCCTcgcccgatgcattcccaaatgatctgatgttcctatcggtGAAAAAAGTTAAACGATAAACAATGGAAAAATCAACGGTATGGTAAACGCTGgtctttcaatgcaatgtcatacaaaataatagaataaaaataaataaatagatctctaaaaattcaattaatcaatgcaattgcaaccattgaaatggaattgtaacataattAGTTTAACTTGTGGAGCACTTGTgagacagatggcgctgtttatagAAGTTTTTTACCAGTCACAGATGTGCcgtctatatagtagatatataaacgcacacctattcaaatgcaactgtcaaaatttaaaagcaattcgtaaagaggttttgaagatttccctcatgaAAGTCTCTTCAAAACTTTCTACGGTAGGATATGATATTTGTGTATAAAAACCTGTTCGGATGCAAATGGGTAGTTTTGTGAGAATTTCACAGCCATtggtgaagaaatttcggagattagtAGTTTTGAACAAACGAtcttttccatttttatttatatagatttaataAATACTCATTACAGATGGCTGCTGTAATATTTCTGGTGATGGCGGCGGCAGTGATGCCATCCTGGGCCCAATACTTCGTTAATAACAACGCTGCTCCCGCCATCTTGGGAGCCACTGACAGGCCATTCGTTACATCAAGTGGAAACCTCTTGGTACCTGAAGGCAGCCCCACCCAACCTCAACCCCAGCAACCCTTCCCACAACTACCAGTCCAACAACCTGTGTTTGTTCAGCCACAACTGCCAAGCCAGCCTCAGGTCTTTATTCCTCAACAAGTATCTCCACTATTGACTCCCTTTACCTTCCGTCCAACTTCATCTTTATGCAACCATGCTGCTAAACCCCTGGTAAGATGAGTTTAATATTAATTTCACAtggacgtatttaaggttaattggtAATTAAAATGAGCTTTCACATAATTTGTGTTGTAACTTGTCAGGTTGACGAGGTAGTGGACGGCAGAGCATACCACTTCTCATGGTGTCACGACTCTGGTCGACTCTACACCTGGGAGCAAGCAACCTATTACTGCTCTGGGCTTGGCAACGGTTTCCAGGCCGTCAGTATTGAAAGTCACAGGAAGCAAGAGTTAATTTCCAACTATATGATTACACGTAAGTTGAAAAGCTGGTCTGGGTGTTTAACTAGGCCTTGAGTGACTATACCATTTTCATTACGTCAAAGTTAATTTCAGACTACATCAGCGACATCTGGACGAGCGGCAACAAACGTAACTCGAGGTCTTGGTCGTGGTTATCTGGCACTTCCTCTCCCTACTCTAACTGGTCTAGCACCGGCAGGTGAGAACTGGGTTGTTGACCGTAAACAAAACTATTGGTGTTGACGGGTAATGATCATGGCCTTGAGAACCACTTGTCTTCCCCAGGCGAGGACTGCCACAGCCAGACAACGATGAAGGCAACGAGGACTGTCTGGCGGTGTTAAACAACCTGTATAACGATGGTGTCACTTGGCACGactcctcctgtttccacctgagGCGCGTCATCTGTGAGGCTCCACGCTTCTACGCTCGATAGTTGTTCCCCATCAGTTCTCATTAttgtaatattataaataatagTTTAAACTTGTAACTCTATCGATTGATACAAATTAATTCTAAAGAGAATAAGATTCTATTGTGTAGTAATATAAATGCTATAAACGCATTATCTGTTTTATTTCTCTGAAGTTTGTAAACACCGCCCATCTTACAAATGTGGTATAGAAAAGTGTGAGGGGCGGTGGCGGGAAAGGGGATAATGTGTCAATGTGGACACCTTAAGTCTTTCGTCACAGTCTGGTTAGATAGCGTAAGTTCTGATAGGCTGCCGACCCCTACAAGCTAGAGGTCGGGAGATAGCGCTGAACAGACTGTAAGGCAACCTGTTCTCACTAGGCTGTTTAGAGCGGTGGCAGTCTTCCCCAAACGCATTCATTTAACTTTAACCCCTATCAGGCAATATAAGAAAAGAGCCAATCGCCTCCTTCCTTGACAGGCAGGAGGGGTAGCAGTAGTCTTGGTCAAACTGTATGTGATTGGGTAAACTATGGGCTTAAACTTCCCTCTCACTCCCAGTAACAACCCTTATCAGAACCGTTCGGGACTGTCGTGCCATCAGTGACCTTTTTCTCACTGTGCCCTTTTATACTCTCCCGCTAAGAAGGTCGGGAGTGCCATCCAGGGTTATACAGTAGAGGTGTATACAAAGTGTTACCAGACATATGTCGCCATACACGATATCTGCACTGCTACTGAACTTTAAAAGCCCGACACGAGGTACTTTGGCCCTTGTATAGGGCGAAAACCAATGCTGGGTGTACACCACTGCAGTCATGAGGTACAAATTTTACGGAGATAACCATTACCTTACCTTAAGATTTATCTTAAAACACTTGTTCCATAATTCACAGATGGGGTTTAAATCTGATAATGGCTACTCAATTGCCTTTACAGACCAAATGTTAATACCATGTACCATGGAGGGTAACATCTTCAATTGAAATGGCTGCATttttgtttttcaatatttttttttgtctCTTAGTGGCTGATCATACGGCTCTGGAATCATTCAATCCTGTACATCTTGTTGATAGTATAGAATGTTGCTTGGCTAGATTCCCAGCAATTTTGTTCACTTGAACACCCCACCCCTGCTCAGcttgttgccgtgtgggggcttagtgggcggctgccggagtgtgatgctccttgggacagtccgctGTCCTTTtcgagccttgtgctcctgctgccgtcctctccatttctgctgggcaccttgtgggacatttggggcttgaatctgattatttaaatattaatgtagtaaattaaattatgaaggaccacccgcttttatagtaaagagggaaactgagaatttctgatcattagataattcctagatgaaccagtaactatggataaaatactagagaatatgatcatagaaataattaatgggctgtataattaaatgaatcaaaccctcaaacacctacattggggggttattactggaggtaagtacgtccaggaactagtgtggttcgttcactaatccaaataataataatctaatcctatgaattatagtgaaactgtcattaccatgaatgggaacatagattataagtatagtaatgttGGTCACAATgaacacatgttaatcctaaaATTCTGCATGCAAGTAATTTCAAGAatttcatgaatgaatacaaagaatcttagcttaaagaagaTTCCTTTAGGTAAGCCACGACgattcctctaattccctggactcggctggctgacgaatgggatggattaacatgggagaaagcggcagggagaattcttctcacgtgctgttgtttgatgttggcatacgtcgtaacggtcaatcacccagcttctacaaaacactttacaagatgcatcaaatagagaatatacttagctaataagggcactgtaagttttaagattgccgaaattcgcatccccaggctctggcttggcctatcctggataatggagcacttcactggctggtcacgtgtagtcaagaaccagtttaaaaaggttccttatatgacaccagcaccagttgaagatattatctgcaaggttattcacgcctcacagtggtgactttcatctgaggatggataacgtctaccctgatggctgggcaatggcgtctcctcgtgagtacgATATGAgtaggtctgcctcagagcttcTCTGCACGTGTACTGGAAAGCCTCCTCTACcccacgccgcgtcccgcgttcattaaacaaattattgtcacgaacattaatatttctcgcatttacgcttgaaatgttAAAGACTggatgggtttattatttagaagagggaaatattatttgccaatttagggatagtaaacatataagggagaggaattaatgtctctccatggcattcattggtgacgttaacttttattactagataatcgttatgactccaacgctctattcggcatttagttggaggtcaattcatcagtaattaattatcatacagaatgccttggttatagagaatcggaTTTAATTCTcaaatacattggatataatgtgtttattctaatgaaatctgacgcaatactggcgtcgggtgacgtgagaattctagcctactgcagatgaaattattagtacatgagaattctacgtgttgttaattttacttactacaataattagtagttagtaataagtaatgagaatacaacagtgttgtattcggtgttggaaatatccaacatatctccggggggaggattctagggtcgtagtgtactgtggtgtactgacctatcccgaagtgatattaagaatagtatgttaatatgttagtatgttagtacacacataacgaacgtcccggatttatcaaggacttacaagaacttgagtcttgctatttacatgtcaaatgaaacatgttgtttgtagcctacacaatatttatagaattcaactctcccaatttaaactaacaatctacggtgatgcgatatcctgggtcatagtgacgtgtaatgttttgttacgtgatatcacatcgtagcatcatcatagttatctaagtggGATTTGAAgaaaattactcttgttcagagttgtaataggcttgcaaattccgcctacattgttgagcagcagctctagtggggtggTTGCTTGGAGGATCAGAATTATTACCCTCGGAAATTAATGGAGAAACTGGATCTGGTTGATATTCTtgctcagtcagttcaaggggaaccagcttctctaaagtttttagagtagtgttgcctcggcacaagactttaaccactctcaggataccttgtcgatctggatgaatggtaacaattttacctataggccactctgaccttggtccatcactgtcgactagtactagatctcctggttttaattgcactttattgtaaggactcgaagctccgtagtggtactctcgtagagctgtgaggtactctagagtccacacctcattccacctattaataactctagaaagatgctggtagctttccaccaagtctcctctggtcacatgtgacgggtctacagggtcctcttcggctaaagggatgagaggactcagtagacctccatggatcaagtgtgaggggctcaggggttctctctgggtgaaatcatcagacaggtaggttattgggcggttattgactcgcgcctcgatttccacaacaatggtttggagttctgagtaactgaccttttgtcggtgtaaagttttccttagacacttcttgactgtgcctaccattcgctcatagaacccaccttgccaaggggctctcggtgctatgaatttccagtgacattgtcgtctctgtaagactgactgtacttctgggtggttccagacttctcgcaaacaactttctcctgccacaaaattagatcagttgtctgatatcattaatttaggacacgatcggcgggcagcaaatctgcggaaagcttgaatgaaagcttcagcactcatgtctggagtgacctctaagtgtacgcctctggttgtagcacatgtaaagagacaaatgtacactttcactggtatattatctgggttaccagtgaggagtaaggctcctgtataatcaactccagtggtttcgaaaggacgacgatgaaccactcgctcttctgggagtgggggaggtcctgggtaaggacatactctagcgtcgtatctcttacagattacacaagatttgataattgtcttaacagtctgacgaccttgaggaagccagtacttttgtctaaggtcggtgagagtatctaaaactccaccatgtaatgtaccatattgatggtggtgtaagacaagaagtttagttatgacgtggtgacgaggtaaaagaattggattcttagtgtctaagtcaatttttgcatgtagcaaacgtcctccacatcgtagtatgttatgagtgttggcatcgtaccagatgcctagagacttagttaatttatctggaagattctcaaattcgcttccatatgtctcttgttgtgcacgtttgatccaataGTGgagaggattgggaaacttatgtcgaattcccacCTTAtcaaggaaatcaaacacgtgtgcagtcactcgtaacaatttgcttaagttagaataatgatgaggatcaatggctaatattcgttgaggttctggttctttcatgggagtggtgatattggtcactatgacttgtggcttttgtttgggccactgaccaccaacaagccatga contains:
- the LOC123771970 gene encoding uncharacterized protein, whose translation is MAAVIFLVMAAAVMPSWAQYFVNNNAAPAILGATDRPFVTSSGNLLVPEGSPTQPQPQQPFPQLPVQQPVFVQPQLPSQPQVFIPQQVSPLLTPFTFRPTSSLCNHAAKPLVDEVVDGRAYHFSWCHDSGRLYTWEQATYYCSGLGNGFQAVSIESHRKQELISNYMITHYISDIWTSGNKRNSRSWSWLSGTSSPYSNWSSTGRRGLPQPDNDEGNEDCLAVLNNLYNDGVTWHDSSCFHLRRVICEAPRFYAR